The sequence below is a genomic window from Gemmatimonadota bacterium.
CTGGCCTCGAGAGATCAATTCGTTATTCAGCTTCAGACGGCTGAGAATCTGGGACAAGTGGTATACTATGGATGTCTCTTCCGGCAAGAGGGGAGCTATTGGTATTCCGGTTCCACCTACCTCGTGGTTCTGAAGGCCGATGGCAGTATTTTGATTCACGCGAAGAACATGGCATTGTCGAGCAGGCGACTCAACCCCCTTATTTATGCAGAGATCCTTTCTTCGCTGGGAGTACCCTCAACCGTTCTGGCCAACCTGGCATCTCCCGATTCTGAAATTGCCGCCCAGGCTAATGCCGAAGTGGTTAATATATTGTCGCAAGAACCGGATGGCGCATTCGATGCGACCACCCCTGTATCAGGCCTGCGACCAGGCATACCGGATGCCTCCGGCTATGCCGCCGCATATTGGTCGGACTTTTTTAGAGGCCCGCTTGTGATGATAGCCGGTTTCGAGCTCAATGAAACTCACGTAGTTGAAGAAGAGATCGATCACATTACCCCGACCGTTACCGCCAGGGACGTGGTAGATCGAGAAACCCTGAAAACCTTCGTCACGGAAGCAGGGGAGTACTGTCTCGAACTTCGGAAAACCGGCAATTTCCCCGGTGGGATCGCCAGGAGCGCACTTCGGGATCCGGACGGGCCCTGGAGACACGGTTCCGTGTACCTCTATGTACTGGATACTACCAGCAACGTAATCCAAATACACGCTGCATTTCCGAACAGATACGAGCTTCGACCTCTGATAGCGACCGTCCGAGACGCGGTCACCGGAAAACTCATACTACCGCAGGTCATCGAAGCGGCGAAAAGTGATCCGGAAGGCGGCTTCGTGGAGTATTACTTTGACGATCCCAATGACGACACCGACAGCGCCGATATCCCCAAGGTGGGATACGCACGCGAGTTCAAAACGAAAACCGAGATAGGTGGAAGGGTAATCCCGTACAACTTCATCATTGGGTCGGGCTTTTATGGGCGTGCACCCGAGGTTGTCGTCCCAACTGAACCTCATACGGTAGTGGACGCCACAGTTATGGGCGACGCCGTCGAGGGATTGACCGTCGAGTTTGCTCGATCCATCGCCGGCAGCCAGCCCGACTACGCCTATAACGCCGTCACCGATGCCAATGGCTCTTTGTCCCTCACCATCTCCAGCGCGGACGGGGTAAGTGGTTACTATCTCGCACGCGCCCGCAACGCCGATGGCGAAACCGTTGGCCAGTGGCACTCCATTCCCCTTAACCAGAACCAACGCCAGATCCTGGAACTGACCCTAAGCGGCGGCATGAAGGTCGTACGCGTCGAACCACTAACCGCGTCCAAGCCCGTGGTCGTATCCGAGCCCGTGGCAGTATCCGAGACAGTACCAGAAGTTAGTGGTCTGGCACCCAACTTTCCCAACCCATTCAACAGCGCCACCCTGATTACCTACCACCTGTCCAGCCCCGGTCCGGTGCAACTGGTAATCTACAATGTGCTGGGTCAGCCCGTACGCACGCTGGTGGATCAA
It includes:
- a CDS encoding T9SS type A sorting domain-containing protein, which encodes MKTRTLPTYLIPIVGLLVLAGVFSNAPPALADCPPPPGVTSPVAPRVTAQQVEDGSATLKDFALASRDQFVIQLQTAENLGQVVYYGCLFRQEGSYWYSGSTYLVVLKADGSILIHAKNMALSSRRLNPLIYAEILSSLGVPSTVLANLASPDSEIAAQANAEVVNILSQEPDGAFDATTPVSGLRPGIPDASGYAAAYWSDFFRGPLVMIAGFELNETHVVEEEIDHITPTVTARDVVDRETLKTFVTEAGEYCLELRKTGNFPGGIARSALRDPDGPWRHGSVYLYVLDTTSNVIQIHAAFPNRYELRPLIATVRDAVTGKLILPQVIEAAKSDPEGGFVEYYFDDPNDDTDSADIPKVGYAREFKTKTEIGGRVIPYNFIIGSGFYGRAPEVVVPTEPHTVVDATVMGDAVEGLTVEFARSIAGSQPDYAYNAVTDANGSLSLTISSADGVSGYYLARARNADGETVGQWHSIPLNQNQRQILELTLSGGMKVVRVEPLTASKPVVVSEPVAVSETVPEVSGLAPNFPNPFNSATLITYHLSSPGPVQLVIYNVLGQPVRTLVDQSQAAGSYQIRWDVLDQRGVSLSTGIYIARLSYPGGVQTQRLLYLK